In one window of Chelmon rostratus isolate fCheRos1 chromosome 19, fCheRos1.pri, whole genome shotgun sequence DNA:
- the c6 gene encoding complement component C6, producing MAPSSRLVLLLQLLSWVSAGLACFCERYPWGPWSACSRTCNHGTQHRERIFQYDDGYYWKGSCHQLCNKQDWRACNDQFCPINCLLTEFGSWSDCSPCAKKQFRTRSLQRPSQFGGSACSVELTEERPCHPSTECKLAPIDCKDDFKCDSGRCINSTLMCNRQNDCGDNSDEKDCGDFKIVCPAEKRVAPGADLVGNGFDALAEEPRGAVLDNMFMGGSCNIKRPQSTLLYHRVPHNFESFDIKVGVLEDFSNEPHSLHTESIELKKSSSSTNNQGDQNNFFFPVFFFPMFFFSGRSMTQVSSNKEAFEASKKTDSKFFRVHQVLPVSTFKMRDPGDLALSQPFLQFLHALPLDYNYALYRDIFQRFGTHYYSSGKLGGHYDLMYQYSREELTSSGQTEEHIKGCLARETTWTIILYTEHSSVTRCSDNRMTQKYQGSYIQAAEKSFSMVTGGRVREAAALAWERQGPAPDRTSYKNWAKSVLDNPAVVESKVLPIIDLVRGIPCAATKRRHLRKALLQYLDEFDTCKCAPCPNNARPVLSGTECKCVCQTGTFGTNCEKRAPDYTSEKVDGYWSCWGPWSRCGASMKRYRKRRCDNPAPLRGGQPCNGADRQEDPCHISIFAKQETCDNDDDFTVGWIDELPPGVQGCLRPQSPANSFLRKAKQYYNFGEDEEFQCYTGFELEGFQYINCLPDGTWSQPSGKCIRKVCLPPEIPDGMMLFPDKEEYKVGESVGLNCNEPGLTPQPRGLYKCSDSLTWEPPLPADLRCTDEVPFVPDAQCRPGEKLQDSQCVCIQRESCLSQPENLCILNTDVGATVSMSLCSFHAGRCHNDPLFYVSDGACDAADVAKLEWVKFRASMSSKSSVQESCGLDTCYEWETCSASKKCDCRAARDCPRVEEHMFCVKLTRTQRTRSMDLCSMAALKCASYQFEIVNEGACEAR from the exons ATGGCTCCTTCCAGCCGGTTGGTCCTGCTGCTACAGCTCCTCAGCTGGGTGTCAGCTGGCCTGGCCTGTTTCTGTGAGCGCTACCCCTGGGGACCCTGGTCCGCCTGCTCCAGGACCTGCAACCACGgtacacagcacagagagag GATATTTCAGTACGATGACGGCTATTACTGGAAGGGCAGCTGCCATCAGCTGTGTAACAAACAAGACTGGAGAGCTTGTAACGACCAGTTCTGTCCAATCAACTGCCTGCTCACAGAGTTCGGGTCGTGGTCTGACTGCTCACCCTGCGCCAAGAAACAG TTTCGGACGCGGTCTCTCCAGAGGCCGTCCCAGTTTGGTGGATCCGCCTGCAGTGTGGAGCTGACGGAGGAGAGACCCTGTCACCCCTCCACAGAGTGCAAATTAGCACCCATCGACTGCAAAGACGACTTTAAGTGTGATAGTG GACGCTGCATCAACTCAACGCTAATGTGCAACAGACAGAACGACTGTGGGGATAACTCTGATGAGAAAGACTGCGGCGACTTTAAAATTGTGTGTCCAGCAGAGAAGCGGGTGGCCCCCGGGGCTGACCTGGTGGGGAATGG GTTTGATGCTCTGGCAGAGGAGCCGAGGGGAGCCGTCCTGGACAACATGTTTATGGGAGGAAGTTGCAACATCAAGAGGCCTCAGAGCACGCTGCTCTACCACCGAGTCCCCCACAACTTTGAGAGCTTTGACATCAAG GTTGGAGTACTGGAGGACTTCAGCAACGAGCCCCACTCGCTGCACACCGAGTCCATCGAGCTGAAGAAGTCCTCTTCGTCTACTAACAACCAAGGAGATCAAAACAACTTTTTCTTCCccgtcttttttttccccatgtttttcttcagtggGAGATCCATGACACAGGTCAGCTCGAACAAGGAGGCTTTTGAAGCTtcaaagaaaaca GACTCCAAGTTTTTCCGGGTGCACCAGGTTCTGCCTGTGTCCACGTTTAAGATGAGGGACCCAGGGGACCTCGCCCTGTCACAGCCTTTCCTCCAGTTCCTCCACGCTCTTCCTCTGGATTACAACTACGCCCTATACAGGGACATATTCCAGCGCTTCGGGACACACTACTACAGCTCGGGGAAGCTGGGAGGCCACTATGACCTGATGTACCAGTACAGCCGAGAGGAACTCACCAGTTCAG GTCAAACAGAAGAGCACATCAAAGGCTGCCTGGCGCGAGAGACCACCTGGACCATCATCCTCTACACTGAACACAGCAGTGTCACCCGATGCTCTGACAACAGGATGACTCAGAAATACCAAG GCTCGTACATTCAGGCTGCAGAGAAGTCTTTCTCCATGGTGACAGGTGGTCGAgtcagagaggcagcagctTTGGCGTGGGAGAGGCAGGGCCCTGCTCCGGACCGAACGTCCTACAAGAACTGGGCCAAGTCTGTTCTCGACAACCCCGCTGTGGTCGAGAGCAAG gtgcTTCCCATCATAGATCTGGTTCGCGGGATCCCGTGTGCTGCCACAAAGAGGAGACACCTGAGGAAGGCCCTCCTGCAGTACTTAGATGAGTTTGATACCTGCAAGTGTGCTCCTTGCCCCAACAACGCCAGACCGGTTCTGTCCGGCACAGAGTGCAAGTGTGTTTGCCAAACCGGCACATTTGGCACCAACTGTGAGAAACGAGCTCCCGACTACACTTCAG AGAAAGTGGATGGTTACTGGAGCTGCTGGGGGCCGTGGAGTCGCTGTGGAGCCTCAATGAAGAGGTATCGGAAGAGGCGCTGTGATAATCCCGCCCCCCTCAGAGGAGGCCAGCCCTGCAAcggtgcagacagacaggaggatcCATGTCACATCTCCATCTTTGCAAA GCAGGAGACTTGTGACAACGATGATGACTTCACTGTGGGCTGGATTGACGAGCTGCCTCCTGGTGTGCAGGGCTGTCTGAGGCCACAGAGTCCTGCCAACAGCTTCCTCAGG AAAGCGAAGCAGTATTATAACTTtggtgaggatgaggagttCCAGTGCTACACTGGATTTGAGCTGGAGGGTTTTCAGTACATCAACTGTCTTCCTGATGGGACGTGGAGTCAACCAAGTGGaaaatgcatca GGAAAGTGTGCCTTCCTCCTGAAATCCCTGATGGCATGATGCTGTTCCCCGACAAAGAGGAGTACAAAGTGGGGGAATCAGTGGGCTTGAACTGCAACGAGCCGGGCCTGACACCACAGCCACGAGGCCTCTACAAATGTAGCGACAGCCTCACCTGGGAGCCTCCATTACCGGCTGACCTGCGCTGCACTGATG AGGTGCCGTTTGTGCCTGATGCTCAGTGTCGCCCAGGAGAGAAGCTGCAGGActctcagtgtgtctgcattCAACGGGAGAGCTGCCT ttCACAGCCGGAGAATCTCTGCATCCTGAACACAGATGTTGGTGCCACTGTGTCAATGTCCCTCTGCTCCTTCCATGCTGGGCGTTGCCACAACGATCCGCTGTTCTATGTCAGCGACGGCGCGTGTGACGCAGCAGATGTGGCTAAACTGGAGTGGGTCAAGTTCAGAGCCTCAATGTCCTCCAAGAGCTCTGTTCAGGAGTCCTGTGGTCTTGACACCTGTTATGAATGGGAGACCTGCTCCG